The Sneathiella limimaris region TCCAATCCCGAGGATAAAGCTTGTCAGTGCGCCCATGAAAAGCAGCACGAGAGCGTTACCACCTGCAAGGAAGATCAGGTCGTTGGCGATGGTGCCGGACATACCAGTCACTGCCAATGCACCAACGATCAGACCAACACCGCAAAGGATGCCTGCAAGTTCTGCAAACAGGCTGGCTGTACCCATGACGAATTTCTTCAAATCTTCCCAGCCCCAACGGGAGTAGGGGAAGATCTGGTTAATGATGATGAGTAGAGCCGTTGCGTAGAAAGGTGCAATCGCTTCCTGTTTCAGGAACACCAGAAGCCAAACCAGAATGACGAAGACGGCAATGAAGTGCCACCCTTCTTTCAAGGTTTGCTTCAGGGATGGCAGTTCTTCCTGTGGGAGCCCCTTCAGGTCATTCTTTGCTGCATAAGAGTCTATCTGGATGAACAGACCAAAGAAATACAGCAGAGATGGAATGATCGCTGCAATCGCAATGTCGATATAGGGAACTTCAAGGAAGGTGGCCATAATGAAGGCGGTTGCCCCCATAATCGGAGGCATGAGGACGCCGCCCGTGGAGGCGCAGGTTTCAACACCACCCGCATAGGAGCGAGAGAAACCCACGCGTCGCATAGCAGGAATGGAGAGAACACCAGTTGTCAAAACGTTTGTGATCACGCTACCGCTCATGGAGCCCATCAGGCCGCTTGAGAAAATAGCCACTTTCGCAGGTCCGCCCCGAACATGACCCAGAAGGCCAAAGGCAAAGTTAATGAAGAATTTGCCGCCGCCCGTATATTGAAGAGCAACACCAAAGACCAGGAAGCCAATCACCAGATTGGTAAACGCCCGCAACGGAATGCCAAGCACACTTTCCGAACTCATGGTATGGAAAATGGCTGTATCCGGTAGGGTTGCTGCCGCGCCTGCAATAGGACCTGGCATTACATCTGCAAACAGCGGATAGAAGGAGATAACCACCACGATCGTGAAGATGGCTAGGCCGCCGGCCCGTCGAGTACATTCAAAGATGAGAGCCCAAAACAGGTAGCTCATATAAATCGCATAGTCAGGCGCGAGATATTCCCAGCCTTCATCCAGGATTTTTTCGCTGCTATAGGCGAAAAAGAAACAGATGACCAACGTGGCCAATGCCAGGATCGCATCATAAATTGGCACAGATGTTCGGCTGGATTTAGTTGTTGCTGGCCACATGATAAAAATCAGCGGCAGCAGGAGACCTGCAATGATGTAGGCATATTGGTTTGAGAGAAATGTATAGCCGACAAAAAAGCCGAAGTTGAATAGCTGGTTGATCGACAAGATCAGGACAACGATCGCAGAGATATAGGGCAGCAAGGCCCAGGGACCAGAGAGTTGACGGCGGCGGGTTGGCTCTTCCACAACGTCTGGAGCGGTTACTTTGTCTGTCATGTTAGTCACACTTGTAAAGGATTGCAGTTCTGCAGGGACCGACAGGTCTGACCATAAAGAACCCTGAGGCGAAAGCGTTCAAAGCTTGCCTTACAGGGACTGCTCGATTTCTTTTTTTGGTAGGAGCAGATGTCACTTTTCGGTGTCTCCCGTTAGGTTTTCATTTTTCCGGCTTCTTGTTGTAGTCCGGTTTTACTGATCTCCCAGTAGATCAGTGGTTCCCTCATCTTAGGTTAGAGTCAGGAGAAGGGTTTGGCGAAGGGATAGCTCCGCCAAACCCCAATTTTGAAGTATTATTTTACACCGACAGGAAGGCCAGCTGCTTCAAGAGCTTTGATCCGAGCGGCAGACCAGCCAGCTTTAAACTCATCGTCAGATGGGTTTGTTGCTTTGTAGGCTGCATAGGCTTTCATCAAAACATCCTGACGTTTGATGAGGCCATCGTTGTGAGCCTGAGCAGCGTCAGACCATTTGCCAATTTCCTTGAAGTATTTCACTGCACCTTCATGGTAAGGCAGGATCCACTCGAATGACTGGCTGTCAATATGCCAGCCTTTGGCGCCAGGAGCGTTGTCTTTGTATGCATCATGCTTTTCAACAAGCGCTTTTGTCAGCGTATAGACTTCATCAGCTGAACGTGGTGCGTTCGTCACCAGGATTGGGTAAGGGTAACCTGCACCGTTCCATGGTTTGTCTTTTGAAATTTCTGCACCGACAACCGCTTTGGTTGGTGAGAAGTATGGCGCAACACCGTTTAGCTGGCTCCAACCTTTTGCGTCATCAGCAGCCATTGGTGTCCAAGTGATACCACGTGGACTTGCAGCCAGACGTTTCAGATGTGGAGATACTGTGGATGAGAAAGCTGCGTCAGCTTGGCCGTTAATGACGCCGTCGATGGAGTCTTTAAAGCCAGGGAATTCAACTTTCGTAACATCATCCCAAGTTAGTCCAGCAAAAGCCATCATGGCTTCAGCACCGATGTTCAACGCATCTGAACCCCGAACCCAGGCAATGCGTTTTCCTTTCAGGTCAGCAGGCGTTTTGATACCAGCGTCACCAGCAACAGCAAGGCCAAGGCCGAATGAACCTTTAGAGGTCATAATAACCCGAAGAGGCTGTGGACCCCAGTCAGGAGTCGCAAACTGCATTACGCCTTCCTGGCCGAAATAGCTGGCGATACCGCAAGCACAGTAGTCTGCTTTACCAACTTTCAATGGTGTCATCCGGGAAATGTCATTCTTACCAGGCAATACCCGAATAGATGTCCCGTATTCATTCTTAAGCATATTTCCCATTGCAACAGACTGGGCATAGCCACTGGATGTGGTGCCGTAGGCTGTCCAAATCAGGGACTTTGGCAAATCGGCTGCGCCAGCTGAAGTTGCAATACCTGCAACCAGACCAGCTGCGACTGCGATCGCTTTGCCGAAATTTCCTGTACGTGAAATGTGCATAGATTTCCTCCCGATTATTATTTTACCTGAGACTTGTTTCGTTACTTTGTTGATGTCTCACTGAAAATGATTGTGAATATGCTTCGCCGTTTCTGCAAGTGTAATTTAGAGAAAATTTAGTAAATATCCGCAATCAAAAGAGAAATATTAGATTTCAGACCATATAATTGCCTAATATTTCATCGCTAGCAACTTCAGGTTTAAATATATATGGCGGGAAGCTCTTTAAGGAAGAAACTACAAGAATCCCCGTTTCAGCAGTGCGGGGAAATTAACGTAGGGGATAAGAGTGTTCTTGAGTGTAAACTGGGCCAGCATTTCATCTTGCTGGCCCAGCCAAGGTTAGCTTGCTTTTTCTAAAATGCTGCAATAGTTGGCAACGCCTGAACCACCCATATTGAAGACACAGCCGAGCTCCGCCCCTTCCTTCTGAATGCCACCAGCAGTTCCAGTCAATTGCATAGCTGCGAGGACGTGCATGGAAACACCGGTTGCACCAACCGGGTGCCCCTTGGCTTTCAATCCGCCTGAAATGTTAATCGGCAAGCGGCCATCCGCCATGACGGTGCCTTCTTTGATAAGGTTGGCCCCTTTACCCGGTTCAGCAAGACCCATTGCTTCATAGATCATCAATTCTGCAATGGTGAAGCAATCATGGACTTCTGCAAAATCCAGATCATTTACAGAAATTCCGGCCTCAGAAAAGGCATTAGCGAAAGCTGTTTTTGGTCCTTCGAATTTTAGGGGGTCCCGTTTGGACATGGGAAGGAAGTCATTGATATGGGCCGCCGCGCGGAAGGCAATGGCATTATCGAAATCAGCAGCCCGGTCGTCTGACACCATAATCAAGGCTGCAGCCCCGTCACTGATGGGGGAACAGTCGGTTAGTCGAAGCGGGGGCGCAATCAGCGGGTTTTTATTTGTCACCGTATTGAAGAAATCGAAATCCAGATCCTTCCGAATGTGAGCAAGCGGATTATTGAGTGCATTTCGGTGATTTTTTTCTGCAATCCGGGCCAGAGTTTCGGAACTGTCCCCATGCGCATTGAAGTATGCGGCCGCAAACTTACCAAAAATTGCAGGGAAGGAGAGGTCAGCCTCTTCCTTTTGGTAGGACGCACCAGCCAAGGCTTTGGTAACGCCAGCTGTATCCAGTTCTGTCATTTTCTCAGCACCGATCACCAGAGCGACCTTGGAGGATCCAGCCTTAATGGCATTGCGAGCTGAGTACACAGCAGCGGATCCGGAAGCACAGGCGTTTTCAAGTCGCGTGGCAGGTGTGAACCGAAGGCTGTCATCCAGATTGAGCGCGAGTGAAGAGGCAAATCCATCTGGAACCATACCGGAGTTGAAATGTCCCAGCCATATACTGTCAATGTCTGAGGGTTCTAAGCCAGCGTGATCAATGGCTTCTTTTGCTGCCGTAATGATCAGATCTTCAATCGTTTTATCTTCATGTTTGCCAAAGGGCGTGTGACCCCAGCCAACAATTTTCGCATCCATTCTTCTTCTCCTTCACATGACCCGTGTGTGGGTTTATTCGGTTATATATAAGTTCTGTTTTGGAACCTACAAAAAAATCTAGGATTTGTGACATAGCAGACACAGCCAACTCTAATCCAGTCTCAGCGCGCTGCTCAGAGGTACTTGCGGAATTTATTTATTAGGAAATGGCGAAATTTGAACAGGAAGAGGCTGCTGTCTGGTTTTTTGACCACCGTAAAAAGGCTTAGGCTGTTAAGGTCGGGTGAGTTTTCTTAAGCCCAGTGACGCATCCCGTTGGGGCTGTGGAACTGTCAACATTAGGGAGGGTGATGACATGACAGATATCAACGATACCCATCTGAATCCAATCGATACTGATCATGAAATAGGACAACATAATGTTTCCCCATTTGGGTTAGATATTCATAATCCTGTTTTCTTGATTTCAGGCATCGCGATTGTTGCGTTTGTTCTGATCACATTAATGTTTCAGGCTGAGGCTACTGAGTTTTTTGGTTGGCTACGGCCTTTTCTCACGTCCAAGTTTGATTGGTTTTTCCTGAGTGCAGCAAATATATTTGTGCTGTTTTGCCTATACCTTTTGGTCTCGCCGCTTGGGAAAATTCGATTGGGCGGAATGGAGGCTGAGCCGGATTACAGTTACATAAGCTGGTTCGCGATGCTGTTCGCCGCTGGTATGGGTATTGGCCTGATGTTCTTTGGCGTGTCAGAACCGATGTCTCATTTTGCGTCCTCCATGGGAGGGACAGCGGTAGAAAATGGGGTTCGAACAGACTGGGCTCCTCTTGGTGCTGCTGCTGGTGATCATGATGCAGCGCTTGGCCTTGGAATGGCAGCTACGATTTTTCATTGGGCCATTCATCCTTGGGCCATTTATGCTGTTGTCGCTCTGGCTCTCGCTTTCTTCTCATTTAACAGTCATCTACCCTTAACACTGCGCTCAGCATTCTATCCCCTATTTGGCGAACGGGTATGGGGCTGGACTGGTCACATCATTGATACGCTTGCGGTATTCGCAACGTTATTTGGGCTGGCAACGTCTTTGGGTTTTGGAACAGAGCAGGCTTTGGCTGGCTTAAACTTCCTATTTGGCTGGAGCACGGGCAACCTGGCCAAGGTCCTGTTGATTTCGTTCATTACAATCCTGGCATTGATATCCGTTCTGCGCGGTCTTGATGGCGGCGTTAAAATCCTCTCTGAGGTTAACATAGCGCTAGCGGGCCTGTTGTTGATCTTTGTGCTCTTCGTCGGACCAACAGGCGAAATCTTCACGACCATGTTTGAAGGGAGCCTTGCCTATCTGAAAGACGTTGTTCCGCTGTCCATGCCATTCGGCCGGGAAGATAACAACTTTACGCAAGGCTGGACTTCCTTTTACTGGGCTTGGTGGATTTCCTGGTCACCATTTGTCGGAATGTTCATCGCTCGTGTTTCAAGAGGGCGTACAGTTCGGGAGTTTGTCTTCTGTGTGATTATCATTCCAACACTTGTAACCGTCGTTTGGATGAGCGTTTTTGGTGGGACAGCTATTTCGCAGGTATTTGCTGATGCAACAGCCCCAGTTAAAGATGCTGCACTTGAGCTCAAACTCTTTGTCATGCTGGAACCTCTTCCGTTGGCAGCCATTACATCATTCCTGGGAATTATTCTGGTGCTGGTGTTCTTTGTCACCTCATCCGATTCCGGCTCGCTGGTGATTGATACCATCACAGCAGGTGGAAAGGTGGATGCCCCAGTAGCGCAACGGGTTTTCTGGTGTTCCTTTGAGGGGATCGTTGCAGCAACCCTGTTGCTGGTTGGTGGTGCCAGTGCCCTGACGGCACTGCAGGCCATGGCCGTTTCCACCGGTTTCCCGTTTGCCATCGTGCTGCTGTTGATGTGTGTCAGTTTATATCTGGGACTTAGCCGAGTACATAAACAGACGAAAGAAGGATAACCATCCTGACGACTGACTTGAAAATGCCCGCAAATTAGCGGGCATTTTTTTGCTAATTCGCTGCAGCAGGTGGCGTGGGGGTTTACGGATTTCAAAAGCAGCGGCATAATCGCGCCAAAACGCATTGGAGCGATAAAAATGAATATTGAAGACGCCATCCAATCCCGAAAATCTGTCCGGGCCTTTCTTGATACACCAGTGGAAAAAGACACGATTGAGAGAATTCTAAGGCTCTCCCAGAGATCGCCAAGTGGCACAAATACGCAGCCATGGCATGTGTATGTCTGCACCGGCGAGGTGAAGGATGCCATTGTTCGAGATGTTTGCGCTCTTTTTGATCAGGGCAAAGCCAGCAAATATGAGGACTATGATTATTACCCCGCAGAATGGAAGCCTGTTCATCGGGATCGGCGGCGCCAGCTCGGCTGGGAGCTGTATGGCTTGCTTGGCATTGAAAAAGGGGATCGGGAGAGAACGGCACAGCAGTCTCGCCGAAATTTCCAATTCTTTGATGCGCCAGTTGGGCTTTTCTTTACGACGGATGCCTATCTTGGGCGTGGAAGCTGGTTTGATGCTGGTCTTTATATGCAGACAGTAATGCTGGCAGCACGGGGAGAGGGGCTGCATACCTGCCCGCAGGCAGCATGGATTTCATTTCAGGAGCCAATTTTCCGCCATCTGAATATTCCAGAAGATCAGGTTTTACTGTCCGGTCTGGCAATGGGGTATGAAGATACTTCGGCGATTGAAAACACCTTGGTCAGCCAGCGCGAAGAACTGGAGAATGTGGCAACCTTTCTCGGATTTGACTGAGCGGCGTTTTGTCAGCAGGTCAGGTTCTTTGCCCTCGGGTCATCAAAGAGATCAGGTAACCCAGAGGGCGGATCCGGGCGCCAAGAAAATACCAAAGTCTTTCAATATATGCACCGACAGGTGTTGCAATGGCAAAAGGCAGCACAAGCAGTGTAATCGCGCCCCCGCCAACGATGACATCGCTCAGCCAATGAGCGCCGCTGAAAAGCCGCGGCAGATTGTTGAGGAATGCAAAGATAACAGCGAGTGTTGTGATTGTTCGGCTTTTGATCAGCAGGATGACCAGGATGGAATAGATGAAAGTCGTAACGCCATGGTCGCCAGGAAACGAGTGGCTGGACTGAACTTTGGTTTTTAATCCGACGGTCATTTCATTGAGATTATAAAAAGGCGTCAGGACAAGGGAGGGGCTCAGCCGTTCCATTTCCTGAAATCCTGTTTTACTCACAACAATGCCCAGACATACAAACAGGGCAACCAGCGTAAAGGCTGCCAGTTTTTTCTCTCCAGTGTCTTCACGATGCGTGAAAACATAGAAGAGCAGCAGTACAACCATGAACACGCCTGCGACCACATTTGCCACATGCATGTTGAGGTAAGCCCAGAAATAAGTCCAAGCAGGACTTACCGTCAGGCTACCGTTCAGCAGATAAAATGCCTGGCTATCAACCTTTTCCCAGACAGCCGCCGCAGGCGCCCACAAAAGGCTGGTGGAGAGGAGGGCAACGCCGAGAAAGCAGAGCGCAAAACACAAGATGCGGTTTCGAGTGCTGGTGATCAAAGTTATAACCTGATTAGTGACAGTTCCGGGTCAGGCTTCTTACCTTTTCAGCTCCAGAAAATCCAGTCTAATTCGTGACGAGTTTCAATTCGCGGCTCGTTGCTTTTCGAATTCCGGTATCCGATAGATTGCCTCTGATAGCAGGCTTTTTGCGAGTATTTCCGCAGGGTTCGGTTTCGCCGCTTCCTTCATGATTGTGGCCAATGTTGTATAAGTTTCAACCCAAGCCGCTTTTACATCTTCTGTAAAGGCATCGCCCAAGCCTTTTCCCAGGGTCCAGATCAGGGCTTCTGCAACGGTATCATAATGCCGGTCCTGAACACCGTAATCCTTATGGGATTTGCCAAGGGCTTCAACTGTTGGACGGATCTTTTCCAGGTTTTTCAAGCTTGAGACAGCGACCCCTATCGTAGCCATCAGCTTCTTACCTTGCTCCTTCATGTTGCCCTTAAAGAGTGGCTTCAATGAAGGGTCCAGTTCAAAAAGTCGGTTGTAGAACAGTTCCGCAGCCTGTTCACTGATGGCCGCAACGGATTTGAAGCTGGTCTGAACCAATTCAATTTGCTTGGGTGTCATTTAAACTCTCCATTGTTAAAACCGCTAAGAAGAGCTTTAAAGAAAATAAGTAAACAATAATATAATGGGCGGTGGGGCCGACCGTTACCTGAAATGCTACAAAAAATATATTTTTTATGATCAAACTGTATCATTTTAAGAAATAGGCCTTGCGCTGACGTTGGGGAAGGGGCAAGGTAGCCCGCAGAAATGGGCGGTCGGTTTTGCCGGCGGTGTGAATATTCTATGTGATACCCCAGGTGAGCAATCCCACTGAAATACCTCCAATTCAGAAGGCTTGCCGGGGAGAACTAAAAATAAATGGGAGAAAACAAGGTGTTAGATAAACGGAAATTTTATATCAATGGCCAGTGGGTAGATCCTTCGCAGCCAAATGATCTTGAAGTCATCAATCCTTCGACTGAAGAAGCCTGTGCAGTGATTTCACTGGGCAGCCAGGCTGATACAGACGCGGCGGTTGCTGCAGCAAAAGCAGCTTTTATTCCCTGGAGTGAAACTCCGAAGGAAGAGCGTCTAGCCAAAGTTGAAAAACTGGCAGATATCTATGAAGCACGTGCTGAGGAAATGGGTCAAGCCATCTCAATGGAAATGGGGGCTCCGATCTCCATGTCCAAAACAGCGCAGCAGGGTTCTGGCTCCTTCCATATCCGGAACTTCATTCGGGCTTTCAAGAAGTTTGAATTTGAGCGCCCACTGGGCCCACATGCGCCGAATGATCGGATTCTATATGAGCCAGTGGGTGTTTGCGGACTGATTACGCCATGGAACTGGCCAATGAACCAGGTAACTTTGAAGGTTGTTCCTGCGGTAGCTGTTGGTTGTACTGTTGTCCTCAAGCCATCTGAGATTGCTCCGCTTTCTTCTATGTTGTTTGCTGAATTTATGGATGAAGCTGGCTTCCCAGCCGGTGTTTTCAACCTGGTGAACGGCGACGGTATGGGTGTGGGTACGCAGCTGTCTGGTCACGAAGATGTGGATATGATCTCCTTCACAGGGTCAACCCGTGCAGGTATTGCCATCTCCAAAAATGCAGCGGATACCGTGAAACGGGTCGCGCTGGAGCTGGGTGGTAAAGGTGCCAATGTCATTTTCGCAGATGCTGATGAGAAAGCCGTAAAACGCGGTGCGATGCATTGCTTTAATAACTCTGGTCAGTCCTGTAACGCACCAACACGGATGCTTGTAGAAAGCAGCATTTATGATGATGCTGTTGAGTCAGCTAAGCAGGCTGCTGAGGCAACTGCAGTTGATTTGTCAGATAAGGAAGGCCGTCACATCGGTCCTGTTGTTTCTGAAGCTCAGTACAACAAGATCCAGGGTCTGATCGAAAAAGGCATTGAAGAAGGTGCAACACTGGTAGCGGGTGGCCCAGGCCGACCTGCAGGCCTGAACAAAGGTTATTTCGTGCGCCCAACAGTTTTTGCTGACGTCACGGAAGATATGACGATTGCTCGTGAAGAGATCTTCGGTCCAGTTTTGTCTATCATGAAATTCGATACTGAAGAAGAAGCTGTCAAAGTTGCCAATAACACAGTTTATGGTCTGACAAACTATGTTCAGACTCAGGATCCAGCACGGCTTCGCCGCATGGCGCGTCGCCTCCGTTCAGGCATGGTTGAAATGAACGGCCAGGCACGCGGCGCAGGTGCACCGTTTGGTGGATACAAGCAATCAGGTAATGGGCGCGAAGGCGGTGTCTGGGGCCTTGAAGATTTCCTTGAGGTGAAATCTGTCAGTGGGTGGTCAGACGACTAACGCAACCGATAGTATACTTTTTTATGAAAGAGCCGCGGCTAAACCAAGTCGCGGCTCTTTTTTTAAGGTTTTATAAAGGATATTTTGACAGCCTTAAATCAGTGAGAATTCTGACCTTAATGTTGCGGCAAGCCCTCAACACACAAAGGGGGCGAAAATCAAAACGGTTTACCATCTGGCTGTAGTCCTTGTGCTAACTGTCCTGTGCATCTCTCCAGCATCTGCTGCTGAGGTTCAATGCACGGAGGGTGAGACAATTACGCTTGCTGCCGAGGATTCCTTTTTCCCTTATTCTGGTCTTCACAATGGTAAACAGCGCGGATTTTCGTTCGATATTGTCAGGGCCGCCTACGCAGCGGTTGGCTGTCAGCTGAACCTTCTCTACGTTCCCTATAACCGGTGCATGGAAAAGGTCGAAAACGGAACCTTCCTCGGCTGCTTCAACACAACCAATTCCTATGAAAATAGCCGAAAATATATTCTGCATAACAAGCCATTGCTCTATGGAAAAATCCTGATTTACGCCCGTAAGGGACATCCAAAAGAGTTTGATCAGTCATCATATCATAACGCTCGGTTTGCTGTTGTTCGTGGGTATACGTACACAGATGAATTCGATCAGGATGAAAAAATCAAGAAGGTCTTCGTTGACTCAGATCTGCAAACCTTGGCGATGGTGGCCAGAGGGCGGGCAGATTATGCGCTTGTTTATGAGAAGGTCGCCAAATACCAGATGGCTGATCATCGTGAGCTGATCAAGCAATTGCCTGAACCTGTCTCCCTTCATGCAACTTACGGTCTTTACGTGTCTTTTTCCCGCGCATTGGGGGAAAAGGCTGAGCGGGCAGCAAAATTATTGGATACGGGTCTTAGCCATATCACCGTAAACGGGACATACGAAGACATCGAGAAAGCCTGGACCCGCTGGCTCGATACCGGCCTCGCGGATGGAGACCAGCCGCCATTATACCAGGTTGGCGGCTAATCTAGCCTGCCATTAGCTTCAGGGCTATGTAAGGCACCAGATTTGTCATCAATATCAAGATTTTGTACGCAGCCAGGTATTTTAAATAGAGATCCGGCAAAGCTTCTTTTTCAATTCCAAACAGTGCGTGGTGCAGGCTCATGATTGGGTTTCGCAAAACCATGATACTCAATGCTGCCAGAGTGAGAAGAGCAATATTGAGGACGGAGCACCAGCCCAGAAATTCGGTTATTTGATCTATCGTCATAAGATACCTCCCGTTATGCGATTATATCTACTAGTGAAATCGCTGTCGTTGATTTTAATCATTTCGTGCTGATATCTGACGTTAAGTGCGGGTTCTCCCATTCAGATGCCCTTTGTTTGTCTTCCCACAATTCGGACCCTGTTTTTTTCAGGGCATAACTCAGATATTGGGGTGGAAGTCGCCATCGTTTTTGAGTAGTGTCCCTGCTTCTGGAATCTGAAACTGGTAGATTTTGTAGAATGTCTGACACAGCATACAAGGCCCATATCTGGGTCCGTACTGAACATAAAGCTCATGAGAAGCGGGTTGCACTTGTTCCTCGGGATGTAAAACTCTTGATGGACGCCGGATACCGGGTGACCGTCGAGAAATCCCCTGATAGATGCATTCCGATTGAACAATATGAAGCTGTGGGCTGCGAAATTGCCGAGCAAGGCAGTTGGCCAGAGGCGCCTAGGGATGCATATGTGTTGGGCGTGAAAGAATTGCCCAATGCAGAAACAGACCTAGTTCACAAACATATTTATTTTGGTCACGTCTATAAGGACCAGCCAGGCTGGCAGAAAACCCTTGGCCGCTTTGTAACAGGCAAAGGGACTCTTTATGACCTCGAATGTCTGGTCGATGAAAATGGTCGTCGGGTCGCAGCTTTTGGTTACTGGGCCGGCTTTGCAGGCGCAGCGGTTGCTGTAAAAACCTGGAGTGGGATCAAGGCAGGTCGAAACCCTTCCTTGAGTGAAGTTACGGATTATCCAAATGTGGATAGCCTGCTGAATGAACTCAGAGGAGAGTTGGCCGAATTTGAGGAAAAGCCGAGCCTCATTGTCATCGGAGCCTTGGGGCGAAGCGGTAGCGGCGCAGTAGATCTAGGAAAACATCTGAATTTGGATGTTACCGGATGGGATATGAAAGAGACATCCTCTGGAGGGCCGTTTCCGGAAATCCAGCAACATTCAATCTTTGTGAACTGTATTTTGGCGAACAAGGATTGCCCGCGCTTTGTTACCGCTGAGGATATTGAAACTCCAGATCGGAAATTAGCCGTCATCTCAGACGTGAGCTGCGATCCGGAAAGCACTTACAACCCAATCCCGATTTATAATCGCAGCACGACTTTTGACGACCCTGTTATTCGGGTCGTTGATGGTGATAATCCTTTGGAGGTGACAGCGATTGACCATCTACCATCCATGCTGCCACTGGAATCCAGTGATGATTATTCGGGACAATTAGTAAAGGCCTTGTTGGAACTGGACCAGCCTGAAGAGGGTATCTGGGGCCGAGCACTGGCCGATTTCAAAACACATACTGCACGTCTTTAAGACGCAAAGATTTGGAGAAGAACGTTATGGCGACAATTCATTGGCTAGGCGCAGGCCTGTCTTCAGTCCCCGGCATTCGGCGGTTGATCGAGCAAGGATATAAGCTGGTTCTTTGGAACCGCACAGTTTCAAAAGCGGAAGAGGCGGTAAAGGGTCTGACTGGTGATTTTGAAGTTCGGGCGTTTAGCCTTGAGGCATTGGAAGATGCACTGACCGCTGGGGATGTAGCTGTTTCCATGCTGCCCGGTGATTTCCATCCGATTGTTGCGAAGATCTGTTTGGAGAAGGGCGCGAACTTTGTGTCCAGTTCTTACATTGCGCCTGCAATGCGGGATCTGGATGCTGCTGCCAAGGAAAAAGGCTTGGTGCTGCTGAATGAAATTGGCCTGGATCCAGGCATTGATCATTTGATGGCCCATTTATTAATGGCAGATTATAAGGCATCGCCAGCATACTCACCTGAAAATGAACATTACTTCCGGTCCTATTGCGGAGGGCTGTCAGAGGTGAAGAACGATTTTTGCTATAAATTCAGTTGGTCACCACTTGGGGTTTTGAAAGCTCTAAAGTCTCCATCGAAAAGCCTGAAAGATGGAGCGGAGTATGATGTTTCTCGTCCTTGGGATGCTGTTGAAAGTTATAGTTTGGATCTTGAAAAAGGTCCTGAAACATTTGAGGTTTACCCAAATAGAGACTCGCTCCCTTATATCGAAGAATATGGGTTTGATAATCTGAACCTTAGCCAGTTCGTCCGCGGTACATTGCGTTATGGGGGATGGTCCGAAGCTTGGGATCATATTTTCAAGGAAGTGGAAACACTGAGCGGACCTGAAGGGGATGCCCGTCTTGAGGAGATCAGTCAGGATCTTTGGGATAAGCATGCCGT contains the following coding sequences:
- a CDS encoding phosphatase PAP2 family protein, whose translation is MITSTRNRILCFALCFLGVALLSTSLLWAPAAAVWEKVDSQAFYLLNGSLTVSPAWTYFWAYLNMHVANVVAGVFMVVLLLFYVFTHREDTGEKKLAAFTLVALFVCLGIVVSKTGFQEMERLSPSLVLTPFYNLNEMTVGLKTKVQSSHSFPGDHGVTTFIYSILVILLIKSRTITTLAVIFAFLNNLPRLFSGAHWLSDVIVGGGAITLLVLPFAIATPVGAYIERLWYFLGARIRPLGYLISLMTRGQRT
- a CDS encoding globin family protein, translating into MTPKQIELVQTSFKSVAAISEQAAELFYNRLFELDPSLKPLFKGNMKEQGKKLMATIGVAVSSLKNLEKIRPTVEALGKSHKDYGVQDRHYDTVAEALIWTLGKGLGDAFTEDVKAAWVETYTTLATIMKEAAKPNPAEILAKSLLSEAIYRIPEFEKQRAAN
- a CDS encoding aldehyde dehydrogenase family protein, whose translation is MLDKRKFYINGQWVDPSQPNDLEVINPSTEEACAVISLGSQADTDAAVAAAKAAFIPWSETPKEERLAKVEKLADIYEARAEEMGQAISMEMGAPISMSKTAQQGSGSFHIRNFIRAFKKFEFERPLGPHAPNDRILYEPVGVCGLITPWNWPMNQVTLKVVPAVAVGCTVVLKPSEIAPLSSMLFAEFMDEAGFPAGVFNLVNGDGMGVGTQLSGHEDVDMISFTGSTRAGIAISKNAADTVKRVALELGGKGANVIFADADEKAVKRGAMHCFNNSGQSCNAPTRMLVESSIYDDAVESAKQAAEATAVDLSDKEGRHIGPVVSEAQYNKIQGLIEKGIEEGATLVAGGPGRPAGLNKGYFVRPTVFADVTEDMTIAREEIFGPVLSIMKFDTEEEAVKVANNTVYGLTNYVQTQDPARLRRMARRLRSGMVEMNGQARGAGAPFGGYKQSGNGREGGVWGLEDFLEVKSVSGWSDD
- a CDS encoding transporter substrate-binding domain-containing protein, whose amino-acid sequence is MLTVLCISPASAAEVQCTEGETITLAAEDSFFPYSGLHNGKQRGFSFDIVRAAYAAVGCQLNLLYVPYNRCMEKVENGTFLGCFNTTNSYENSRKYILHNKPLLYGKILIYARKGHPKEFDQSSYHNARFAVVRGYTYTDEFDQDEKIKKVFVDSDLQTLAMVARGRADYALVYEKVAKYQMADHRELIKQLPEPVSLHATYGLYVSFSRALGEKAERAAKLLDTGLSHITVNGTYEDIEKAWTRWLDTGLADGDQPPLYQVGG
- a CDS encoding DUF6868 family protein, yielding MTIDQITEFLGWCSVLNIALLTLAALSIMVLRNPIMSLHHALFGIEKEALPDLYLKYLAAYKILILMTNLVPYIALKLMAG
- a CDS encoding saccharopine dehydrogenase; this translates as MSDTAYKAHIWVRTEHKAHEKRVALVPRDVKLLMDAGYRVTVEKSPDRCIPIEQYEAVGCEIAEQGSWPEAPRDAYVLGVKELPNAETDLVHKHIYFGHVYKDQPGWQKTLGRFVTGKGTLYDLECLVDENGRRVAAFGYWAGFAGAAVAVKTWSGIKAGRNPSLSEVTDYPNVDSLLNELRGELAEFEEKPSLIVIGALGRSGSGAVDLGKHLNLDVTGWDMKETSSGGPFPEIQQHSIFVNCILANKDCPRFVTAEDIETPDRKLAVISDVSCDPESTYNPIPIYNRSTTFDDPVIRVVDGDNPLEVTAIDHLPSMLPLESSDDYSGQLVKALLELDQPEEGIWGRALADFKTHTARL
- a CDS encoding saccharopine dehydrogenase family protein; the protein is MATIHWLGAGLSSVPGIRRLIEQGYKLVLWNRTVSKAEEAVKGLTGDFEVRAFSLEALEDALTAGDVAVSMLPGDFHPIVAKICLEKGANFVSSSYIAPAMRDLDAAAKEKGLVLLNEIGLDPGIDHLMAHLLMADYKASPAYSPENEHYFRSYCGGLSEVKNDFCYKFSWSPLGVLKALKSPSKSLKDGAEYDVSRPWDAVESYSLDLEKGPETFEVYPNRDSLPYIEEYGFDNLNLSQFVRGTLRYGGWSEAWDHIFKEVETLSGPEGDARLEEISQDLWDKHAVKDGEADRVVLSVDITAKKDGKTVYDKSFVMDAYGDDKSTAMARLVSTPVSYGVEAVLKGEIKPGVHAAPSDPEIAGKWIEALKAGGETMKIIDHLA